Proteins from a genomic interval of Phlebotomus papatasi isolate M1 chromosome 3, Ppap_2.1, whole genome shotgun sequence:
- the LOC129806101 gene encoding histone-lysine N-methyltransferase SETMAR-like: MSKKEIREMLLREFKMGLKAAEAARKVNQELGEDTVKVRTAQFWFKKFRQGDESLEDDKGRGRPSLVDDEQLRAIVSANPSKSTREIAKELDVGHSTIVRHLNRY; encoded by the coding sequence ATGAGCAAAAAGGAGATCAGAGAAATGTTGCTTCGAGAGTTCAAAATGGGCCTCAAAGCGGCTGAAGCTGCTAGAAAGGTTAATCAGGAACTCGGTGAGGATACAGTTAAAGTTCGTACAGCTCAGTTTTGGTTTAAGAAATTCCGCCAAGGAGATGAGAGTCTCGAGGACGACAAAGGTCGTGGAAGACCGTCTTTAGTCGATGATGAGCAGTTGAGAGCCATTGTTAGTGCGAATCCCAGCAAAAGTACCAGAGAAATTGCCAAAGAACTCGATGTTGGTCATTCAACCATTGTTCGACATCTAAATCGTTACTGA
- the LOC129806098 gene encoding protein Spindly-B yields MALSPYPAEKISSLGQDDLQEEYKRLWAIRQSLEKQVESGKQQIYELNRSLQSGNATQKYLSSELESIQSTREAELKSVRQKFAGEIEKMKNEIGNLQEDRSQLEKQVEDIRESLEKQKQDFERRIAEKEAEKSLNVSKNESFSAEAQNEALLEKITELEEQNFLLTNTRQELQQEREQLLEKVEILENRSQSRLEELQEKEVWIEELQSKLFEVNTEISALKNNPNALNSKGNSLFAEVDDQRQKMRDILAAQSKKYNQMKALYREGEAEIKRLKRENSEIAEEFKFIKNMFLNADVTFKRQLQGQIGDLRRENGELRQRLAWTEEKLNQTAKDQGVNWLDEMLKYCDDRVKKMEENLKGVLNQKIQLDESNHKMQQDLSKWRYKCLKYKCALINRELLLEESGMKFPDIQDVPVNSSVQVDIDKFEDTFERHVKVEGNEAGNEKKTDFAILEDSAMDLTEKENSSEDANRIQYRDIEFPSVINQKPKNCPVDVYLDSNAQTSSRDNLPSGEMKEDQPPDKTEPPQKHKTPRFTIKKIVFRK; encoded by the exons ATGGCTTTGTCTCCGTATCCAGCGGAGAAGATTTCTAGTTTAGGTCAAGATGATCTCCAGGAGGAGTATAAGCGCCTATGGGCAATTCGTCAGAGCCTGGAAAAGCAGGTTGAGAGTGGAAAGCAGCAAATTTACGAGTTGAACAGGAGCCTTCAGTCAGGAAATGCTACCCAGAAATACCTGTCCAGTGAACTGGAGTCCATTCAGAGCACCAGGGAGGCAGAGCTGAAGAGTGTGAGGCAGAAGTTTGCCGGAGAAATTGAGAAGATGAAGAATGAGATTGGGAATCTGCAGGAAGATAGAAGTCAGCTGGAAAAGCAAGTGGAGGACATCAGAGAGAGCCTTGAGAAGCAAAAACAGGATTTCGAGAGGAGAATAGCGGAAAAGGAGGCAGAGAAGTCTCTCAATGTTTCAAAGAATGAATCCTTCAGTGCTGAGGCTCAAAATGAAGCTCTGCTGGAGAAAATCACAGAGTTGGAAGAGCAGAACTTCCTGCTGACCAATACCCGTCAGGAATTGCAGCAAGAACGTGAACAGTTGCTAGAGAAAGTGGAAATCTTGGAAAACCGTTCACAGAGTCGCCTGGAGGAGCTTCAGGAGAAAGAAGTTTGGATTGAGGAGCTGCAGTCGAAGCTCTTTGAAGTCAACACAGAGATCAGTGCCCTCAAGAACAATCCAAATGCCCTGAATAGCAAGGGAAATTCCCTTTTTGCCGAAGTCGATGATCAGAGGCAGAAGATGAGGGACATCCTGGCAGCTCAGTCCAAGAAGTACAATCAGATGAAGGCTCTCTACCGGGAAGGCGAAGCTGAGATCAAAAGACTGAAGCGAGAAAATTCCGAAATCGCAGAGGAATTCAAGTTCATCAAGAACATGTTCCTGAACGCCGACGTGACCTTCAAGAGGCAGCTTCAGGGCCAGATTGGGGATCTCAGGAGGGAGAATGGGGAACTGAGGCAGAGACTGGCATGGACTGAGGAGAAACTGAACCAGACAGCAAAGGATCAGGGAGTCAATTGGCTCGATGAGATGCTCAAATATTGCGA CGATCGGGTGAAGAAGATGGAGGAGAATCTCAAGGGAGTCCTGAATCAGAAAATCCAGCTGGACGAGTCCAATCACAAAATGCAGCAAGATCTGTCAAAATGGCGCTACAAATGCCTCAAATACAAATGTGCCCTCATCAACAGGGAACTTCTGCTCGAGGAGTCTGGCATGAAGTTCCCGGACATTCAGGATGTCCCAGTCAATTCCTCCGTTCAAGTGGACATTGACAAATTCGAGGACACCTTCGAGCGTCACGTCAAAGTGGAAGGAAACGAAGCCGGGAATGAGAAGAAGACTGACTTTGCCATTTTGGAGGATTCTGCAATGGATCTGACCGAGAAGGAAAATTCCTCTGAGGATGCAAATAGGATTCAGTATCGCGACATTGAATTCCCTTCGGTGATCAATCAAAAGCCAAAAAATTGTCCTGTAGATGTATATTTAGATTCTAATGCACAAACATCCTCCAGAGACAATCTTCCCAGTGGCGAGATGAAGGAAGATCAACCTCCGGACAAGACTGAGCCTCCTCAGAAGCATAAAACTCCTCGGTTCACCATCAAGAAGATTGTCTTTAGAAAATGA
- the LOC129806100 gene encoding ER lumen protein-retaining receptor: protein MNIFRLAGDLSHLLAIIVLLMKIWKTRSCAGISGKSQILFTVVYVARYLDLFTTYISLYNTVMKMFFLVASGMTVYLMYVKFRATYDHNHDSFRIEFLLIPAAILSLLINHSFTVLEILWTFSIYLESVAILPQLFLVSKTGEAETITSHYLFALGSYRALYLINWVYRYVTEGHYDWIAIMAGAVQTILYCDFFYLYITKVLKGKKLQLPA, encoded by the exons ATGAATATATTCAGATTAGCTGGTGATTTGTCACATTTGCTGGCAATAATAGTGCTATTGATGAAGATATGGAAGACACGCTCATGTGCTGGCATTTCCGGAAAGTCTCAAATCCTGTTCACTGTCGTCTACGTGGCCAGGTATTTGGATCTCTTCACCACCTACATCAGTCTGTACAATACTGTGATGAAGATGTTTTTCCTGGTGGCCTCTGGGATGACTGTGTACTTAATGTACGTGAAATTTCGCGCCACGTACGATCACAATCACGATTCCTTCCGGATTGAGTTTCTCCTCATCCCAGCTGCCATTCTTTCGCTCCTCATCAATCACAGCTTCACAGTGCTGGAGATTCTCTGGACATTCTCCATCTATTTGGAGTCTGTGGCCATTCTGCCACAATTGTTCCTGGTGAGCAAGACGGGCGAGGCTGAAACCATCACAAGTCACTACTTGTTCGCCCTGGGCTCCTACAGGGCACTCTATCTCATCAATTGGGTCTATCGCTACGTCACCGAGGGTCACTATGATTGGATTGCAATCATGGCCGGAGCCGTGCAGACCATTCTCTACTGCGATTTCTTCTACTTGTACATTACCAAAG tcCTGAAAGGCAAGAAACTCCAACTTCCTGCATAA
- the LOC129806102 gene encoding RNA-binding protein 7, which produces MNDDQARTLFCGNLSDKVTEELLYELFLQAGPIDEVRIPKSRSFGFVTYRHEATIEYALNLYAGVRLFGRELKVSLKTQTQDRDQPANSLSQGPRPLGNPIGAHMMPQMPPPPQNPATMFGCVLDMQQLLNFGKQLNANFQGNLNASSSRGDYYGDNRSRDFVSRDKHYRNRNSNKPYGDQQRQRHLDKDRNHNPQHPSRSNYHGRRRR; this is translated from the exons ATGAACGATGATCAAGCACGAACCCTGTTCTGTGGGAATCTCTCTGACAAAGTTACAGAAGAACTGCTATACGAATTATTCCTTCAG GCAGGACCCATTGACGAAGTCAGGATTCCTAAATCTCGCAGTTTTGGCTTTGTTACCTACCGCCATGAGGCTACCATTGAATATGCCCTGAATCTCTATGCTGGGGTTCGATTATTTGGGCGGGAACTTAAGGTTTCCCTCAAAACTCAGACCCAGGACAGAGATCAACCTGCAAATAGTCTGAGTCAGGGCCCTAGACCCTTGGGAAATCCCATTGGGGCTCATATGATGCCCCAAATGCCACCACCTCCCCAGAATCCAGCCACAATGTTTGGCTGTGTTCTGGACATGCAGCAATTGCTGAATTTCGGGAAGCAGCTCAATGCTAACTTCCAGGGAAATTTGAATGCCTCCTCGTCGAGGGGCGACTACTACGGGGACAATCGCTCGAGAGACTTTGTCAGCCGCGATAAGCATTATAGAAATCGCAATAGCAACAAACCCTACGGAGATCAGCAGCGTCAGCGACATCTGGACAAAGACAGAAATCACAATCCTCAGCATCCCAGCAGAAGCAACTATCACGGCCGTCGACGTCGATAG